A region from the Triticum urartu cultivar G1812 chromosome 1, Tu2.1, whole genome shotgun sequence genome encodes:
- the LOC125530525 gene encoding proteasome subunit beta type-6: MDAASLMGPSSADAPTDGEHRMGTTIVGVCYDGGVVLAADSRTSTGMYVANRASDKISQLTDNVYVCRSGSAADTQIISDYVRYFLHQHTIQLGQPATVKVASNLVRLLAYQNKSMLQAGMIVGGWDKYEGGQIYSVPLGGTILRQPFAIGGSGSSYLYGLMDHEWKEGMTQEEAEKFVVKVVSLAIARDGASGGVVRTVTINEAGVKRSFHPGDKLPLWHEEMEPQNSLLDILAAGSSDAMVQ; the protein is encoded by the exons ATGGACGCCGCCTCGCTCATGGGCCCCTCCTCCGCCGACGCGCCCACCGACGGGGAGCACCGGATGGGCACCACCATCGTGGGCGTCTGCTACGACGGCGGCGTCGTGCTCGCCGCCGACTCCAGGACCAGCACCG GAATGTATGTCGCAAACCGTGCTTCGGACAAGATTAGTCAGCTGACTGATAATGTCTACGTCTGCCGCTCTGGATCT GCTGCTGACACACAAATTATTTCGGATTATGTACGTTATTTTCTCCACCAGCACAC AATCCAGCTTGGGCAACCAGCTACCGTGAAAGTTGCATCCAACTTAGTTAGGTTATTGGCCTATCAGAACAAG AGCATGTTGCAAGCTGGAATGATAGTTGGTGGATGGGACAAATACGAGGGAGGCCAAATTTACTCGGTTCCTCTTGGTGGAACGATTCTGAGGCAACCATTCGCAATTGGAG GATCTGGTTCCAGTTACCTGTATGGATTGATGGATCATGAATGGAAAGAGGGTATGACCCAGGAAGAAGCTGAG AAGTTTGTGGTGAAGGTGGTTTCCCTTGCTATTGCTCGTGATGGTGCTAGTGGAGGGGTTGTTCGCACTGTTACT ATTAACGAGGCGGGTGTTAAGAGGAGCTTCCACCCTGGTGACAAACTGCCACTCTGGCATGAAGAGATGGAGCCCCAAAACTCTCTCCTCGACATTCTCGCAGCTGGGAGCTCTGATGCGATGGTCCAGTGA